A region of Cucumis sativus cultivar 9930 unplaced genomic scaffold, Cucumber_9930_V3 scaffold76, whole genome shotgun sequence DNA encodes the following proteins:
- the LOC116406221 gene encoding NAD-dependent malic enzyme 59 kDa isoform, mitochondrial-like: MILFDLLELRSPTIFMFCLFLHHFFKAVQLEFHLQVDMIVLTDGSRILGLGDLGVQGIGIPRLEGEEYLSIVDDFMEAVHTCWPKAIVQFEDFQMKWPFETLQRYRKRFCMFNDDIQGTAGVALVGLLGTVRAQGRPLSDFVNQKIVVVGAGSAGLGVLNMTIQAVSRMAGNNDSSLLYQKQRRKGRDHKKSMVESIRQGVENYNSVFVFTVENMRNLKFKELREQLKSASSKEQLANKFLYAINADAGFDLS, translated from the exons ATGATCCTCTTT GATTTATTGGAGTTGAGGAGTCCCACAATCTTTATGTTCTGTTTGTTTCTCCATCACTTTTTCAAGGCTGTTCAATTGGAGTTCCATCTTCAG GTTGACATGATTGTCTTGACAGATGGAAGTCGTATTCTTGGCCTCGGTGACCTTGGAGTTCAGGGAATAGGAATACCTAGATTGGAGGGAGAAGAGTATCTATCAATTGTTGATGATTTTATGGAAGCCGTGCATACATGTTGGCCTAAAGCTATTGTTCAG TTTGaggattttcaaatgaaatggcCTTTTGAAACATTACAACGTTATCGTAAGAGGTTCTGCATGTTCAACGATGACATACAA gGAACTGCTGGTGTTGCTCTCGTTGGACTATTGGGAACTGTGAGAGCTCAAGGGCGGCCATTGAGTGATTTTGTTAACCAAAAGATAGTAGTGGTAGGGGCTGGAAG TGCAGGGCTCGGTGTTCTTAACATGACTATTCAGGCTGTTTCGAGAATGGCAGGGAACAACGATTCTAGT TTACtttatcaaaaacaaagaagaaaaggaagggacCACAAGAAATCAATGGTGGAATCGATCAGGCAGGGTGTGGAAAATTACAactcagtttttgttttcactgTTGAGAACATGAGAAACCTCAAGTTCAAGGAACTCAGGGAGCAGCTGAAGTCAGCTAGCAG CAAGGAGCAGCTGgcaaacaaatttctttatgcCATAAATGCGGATGCTGGTTTTGATCTAAGCTAA
- the LOC116406226 gene encoding pectinesterase inhibitor-like: MANNSCLIIISLVGVLSFTIISNVASSNDVVSTICPKTSNPQFCSSVLKSAGTTNLKGLAVYTLNLAHTNAEKSLTLANSLAKTATNPQLKQRYSSCAESYDEAIGDIENAQKDLALGDFNGVNIVTSGAMTNIGDCQDKFAQPPKDTSLLLKNGKTLNDICSIILVISNLL, from the coding sequence atggccAATAACTCTTGTCTCATTATTATCTCTCTCGTTGGAGTTCTTTCGTTCACCATCATTTCAAATGTGGCATCATCTAATGACGTCGTTTCCACCATCTGTCCAAAAACCTCAAATCCacaattttgttcaagtgTGTTGAAATCTGCGGGCACTACAAATCTAAAAGGCTTGGCTGTATACACCTTAAACCTTGCTCATACAAATGCTGAAAAATCTTTGACTTTAGCCAACTCACTGGCAAAAACCGCCACCAATCCTCAACTTAAGCAACGATATTCGTCTTGTGCTGAGAGCTATGATGAAGCTATTGGTGACATTGAAAATGCCCAAAAGGACTTGGCACTTGGGGACTTTAATGGTGTCAATATTGTAACTTCTGGTGCCATGACTAATATTGGTGACTGTCAGGATAAGTTCGCACAGCCGCCTAAGGATACATCGTTGCTTTTGAAGAATGGCAAGACTCTAAATGATATATGCAGcattattttggttatatcCAATCTTCTTTGA